One genomic segment of Desulfocapsa sulfexigens DSM 10523 includes these proteins:
- a CDS encoding S41 family peptidase translates to MKIIVILFSVFSLFISLTGPSFAAISQDQREATYRELEIFANVLSILQENYIDEIDADTTIEGAISGMLRSLDPHSSYLTAEDFDELQDETRGNFSGIGIEITIRDGILTIISPIEGTPADLAGLKAKDLIVKINGDATKDMAAMDAIKLLRGQKGSEVTLSIYRDGWQELKEFTIIRDIISLHSVTGLFLEPGFAYIRITNFQGQTTKDTKALLNELNLKNPIKGLILDLRNNPGGLLDQAISISDIFLEEGLVVYTKGRIQEQNMTFQAHANNGKNQYPLVVLVNEGSASASEIVAGAIQDHKRGVIVGTKTFGKGSVQTILPMPGGSGLRLTTARYYTPNGRSIQATGIIPDVEVPHITYVKNTKEERILPEFVREADLKNHILNGDRQPKQASEPALDTEVKGITQEERKTVADRLKKDNQLRSALNILKSLNLYTEYKTNSAPETTPQPKQSKEL, encoded by the coding sequence GTGAAAATAATAGTAATTTTGTTTTCGGTTTTTTCATTGTTCATTAGCTTAACAGGCCCTTCGTTTGCTGCCATCTCTCAGGATCAGCGAGAAGCCACTTACCGCGAGCTGGAAATATTTGCCAATGTCCTCAGTATTCTACAGGAAAACTACATTGATGAAATAGACGCCGACACAACCATAGAAGGGGCAATCAGTGGTATGCTCCGTTCCCTTGATCCTCATTCGTCATACCTCACAGCCGAAGACTTTGATGAATTACAGGATGAAACAAGAGGTAACTTTTCTGGGATCGGAATCGAGATCACTATTCGTGATGGAATCCTCACCATCATCTCTCCCATTGAGGGAACGCCGGCAGATCTTGCAGGACTTAAGGCAAAGGATCTCATCGTAAAAATTAATGGTGATGCAACTAAAGACATGGCAGCAATGGACGCAATTAAATTGCTGAGAGGGCAGAAGGGAAGCGAGGTTACCTTATCAATTTACCGTGATGGCTGGCAGGAATTAAAAGAATTTACCATAATACGTGACATCATCTCACTCCATAGCGTCACCGGCCTTTTTCTCGAACCTGGATTTGCCTATATTCGAATCACCAACTTTCAGGGCCAGACGACAAAGGATACAAAAGCGCTTCTGAACGAATTAAACCTCAAAAACCCGATTAAGGGGTTAATCCTCGACCTCCGAAACAATCCAGGAGGACTCCTCGATCAAGCAATTTCAATCTCTGATATTTTCCTTGAAGAAGGTCTTGTTGTGTACACAAAGGGGAGAATCCAAGAGCAGAATATGACTTTCCAGGCTCATGCCAACAATGGCAAGAATCAGTATCCATTGGTCGTTCTCGTGAACGAAGGATCTGCCAGCGCCTCTGAAATTGTTGCTGGCGCAATTCAGGATCACAAACGGGGTGTTATTGTCGGAACCAAGACCTTTGGCAAAGGCTCGGTTCAGACCATCCTCCCCATGCCAGGGGGATCCGGCCTTCGACTTACCACTGCGCGCTACTACACACCAAACGGCAGATCAATACAAGCAACCGGCATAATTCCCGACGTCGAAGTTCCACATATCACCTACGTAAAGAATACAAAAGAAGAGCGTATTCTCCCTGAATTCGTGAGGGAAGCGGATCTAAAAAATCATATCTTAAACGGTGATAGACAGCCCAAACAGGCAAGCGAACCTGCACTTGATACAGAAGTAAAAGGTATCACTCAGGAAGAGCGAAAGACAGTAGCTGATCGTCTCAAAAAAGACAACCAGTTGCGATCAGCGCTGAACATTCTCAAAAGCCTCAACCTGTATACCGAATATAAAACCAACTCAGCACCCGAAACAACTCCCCAACCGAAACAGTCAAAGGAACTTTAA
- the ftsX gene encoding permease-like cell division protein FtsX translates to MNFWFAVFRQAGRNLRQTWTSQFMTFLTVSLSVLIFAFFYLIYTNMLGAGDRLSDDLRLIVYLEDEPGPQMQQQLRRKIENFDRVKEIRFISQEEAYERFAEQLGEDSDVLADMPKNFLPASIEIVPLKSLRGYNQIKLFSEYLANLPGTEKVQYGQEWVERFYYFTRLLTIVVLLSGTLLILTATFMVAYTIRLTIMGRQDELELLKLVGATNSYIRTPFLIEGILQGFMGSIIGLLALYGLFQWISAHFAGPGLLNVFHFSFFSPVVIFLIILSSICLCSLGSYTSIRKFLRL, encoded by the coding sequence ATGAATTTCTGGTTTGCAGTCTTCAGACAGGCAGGTCGTAATCTCCGACAAACCTGGACTTCCCAGTTTATGACTTTTCTGACCGTCAGTCTCTCTGTATTGATTTTTGCTTTTTTCTATCTCATATACACCAATATGCTGGGTGCCGGTGACAGATTGAGTGACGACCTTCGACTGATTGTCTATCTGGAGGACGAACCCGGTCCCCAAATGCAGCAACAGCTTCGTCGCAAAATTGAAAATTTTGACAGAGTTAAAGAAATCCGTTTTATCTCGCAGGAAGAGGCCTACGAGCGCTTTGCCGAGCAACTTGGTGAAGACTCCGATGTCTTGGCTGACATGCCAAAGAATTTTCTGCCTGCGTCCATTGAAATTGTGCCTTTAAAAAGTCTCCGGGGTTACAACCAGATCAAACTTTTCTCAGAATATCTGGCAAACCTGCCCGGCACGGAAAAAGTTCAGTATGGTCAGGAATGGGTGGAACGATTCTACTATTTCACCAGATTACTGACCATCGTAGTACTTTTAAGCGGGACACTTCTTATACTCACCGCAACCTTTATGGTAGCCTACACCATCAGACTTACCATCATGGGACGCCAGGACGAACTTGAGTTGTTGAAACTTGTAGGGGCCACCAACAGTTACATACGAACCCCTTTTCTCATCGAAGGGATTCTCCAGGGATTCATGGGTTCCATTATCGGGTTGTTGGCATTGTATGGCCTTTTCCAGTGGATCAGTGCACACTTTGCAGGCCCCGGCCTTTTAAATGTTTTTCATTTCAGTTTTTTTTCACCCGTTGTCATCTTCCTGATTATTCTTAGCTCCATCTGTCTCTGCAGCCTCGGTAGCTATACATCCATACGAAAATTTTTACGGCTTTGA
- a CDS encoding murein hydrolase activator EnvC family protein encodes MFFSSNALQQFRIPGPTQSILLVACILIFSASFPHDCKAQSDRTLEKQSIKKDIQKYRINISKLQEGIASQQLQIQSSKEKKRNLLDELAQIESRLFSQLKKLHDLEAEMNKQEYLIGVKETELQKSQRAKKAVQHHLQERIRAYYKMGEIGVANVAFSTESMPQMLKFRDSFTSLIEYDKSLIKKYRKSIYELQQAKETLNLEKTVLHDFLSQAKIEQEATKTIKLEKETLLKQIETQKELHEQAVMEMEKVADNLSNSLDALKRKDTLLDQGFLVDKGKHPAPLSGKVTALFGQERKNRLGVKGKTKGITIATEGTNRVHAIFDGEIRYASYLYGYGNTIIIDHGYQYFSIISRLEKLLVKEGATVNQGDIIALTGDTATLMEEGVYIEIRHGSTPLDPLQWLDNSGLVLP; translated from the coding sequence ATGTTTTTCTCAAGCAACGCTCTTCAACAGTTCAGAATTCCTGGTCCGACACAGTCCATACTACTGGTTGCCTGTATTCTGATATTTTCTGCCTCCTTCCCCCATGACTGTAAGGCCCAAAGTGACCGTACACTGGAAAAACAGAGTATTAAAAAGGATATCCAAAAATACCGTATCAACATCAGCAAACTCCAGGAAGGCATAGCCAGCCAACAACTCCAGATACAGTCCTCTAAAGAAAAGAAACGTAATCTCCTCGACGAGCTGGCCCAGATAGAATCCAGACTTTTTTCACAGCTGAAAAAATTACATGACCTTGAAGCCGAAATGAACAAACAGGAGTATCTGATAGGCGTCAAAGAGACTGAGCTCCAGAAATCACAGAGAGCCAAGAAGGCAGTACAGCACCACCTTCAGGAGAGAATCAGGGCCTACTACAAGATGGGAGAAATTGGAGTTGCAAATGTGGCGTTTTCCACAGAGAGTATGCCGCAAATGTTAAAATTTCGAGATTCCTTCACCAGCCTGATTGAATACGACAAAAGCCTTATCAAGAAATATCGTAAGTCCATTTACGAGTTGCAGCAGGCAAAAGAAACCCTGAATCTTGAAAAAACTGTTTTGCATGATTTCCTCTCCCAGGCAAAAATCGAACAGGAAGCCACAAAAACGATCAAACTTGAAAAAGAGACGTTGCTCAAACAGATTGAAACACAGAAGGAACTCCACGAGCAGGCGGTTATGGAAATGGAAAAGGTTGCCGATAACCTTTCCAACTCTCTCGACGCCCTGAAAAGAAAAGATACACTCCTCGACCAGGGATTTCTTGTAGATAAGGGGAAACACCCGGCACCACTTTCAGGAAAGGTCACAGCTCTCTTTGGCCAGGAACGGAAAAACCGCCTTGGGGTCAAAGGAAAAACAAAGGGGATAACCATTGCTACGGAAGGCACGAACCGTGTCCATGCAATTTTTGATGGTGAGATACGCTACGCCTCCTATCTCTATGGTTATGGGAACACAATTATTATCGATCATGGCTACCAGTATTTTTCTATCATTTCACGTCTTGAAAAACTTCTCGTGAAAGAAGGCGCTACTGTGAACCAAGGAGACATCATTGCTCTCACCGGTGACACTGCAACTCTCATGGAAGAAGGTGTTTATATTGAAATCCGCCACGGCTCAACCCCACTCGACCCTTTACAGTGGCTTGACAACAGTGGTCTTGTTCTGCCATAA
- the ftsE gene encoding cell division ATP-binding protein FtsE: protein MIEMIKVSRTYAPNIKALSDISFSIETGEMFFLIGRSGAGKTTLLKLICNMETPSNGLIEVAGYNINTLRGKNLAHLRQKIGVAYQDFKLLSNRTVAENIAIAMEVSYKNPRAIRHRVRDLLEQLQLTDKYDTITSELSRGEQQRVALARSVANSPRLILVDEPTGNLDASTTERVMSLLTRSNKAGATIVIATHDASIYQQGTHRIMELRDGNIHSLTRGGR, encoded by the coding sequence ATGATCGAAATGATCAAGGTGAGTCGTACGTATGCCCCCAACATTAAAGCCCTCTCCGACATTTCATTTTCCATCGAAACGGGTGAAATGTTCTTTCTTATAGGCAGAAGTGGTGCCGGCAAAACAACTCTGCTGAAACTCATCTGCAATATGGAAACACCCAGTAATGGGTTAATTGAAGTGGCTGGCTACAATATCAACACCCTCCGGGGTAAGAACCTGGCTCACCTGAGACAAAAAATCGGTGTCGCCTATCAGGACTTCAAATTGTTAAGCAATCGCACTGTTGCAGAAAACATCGCCATTGCCATGGAAGTCTCCTATAAAAACCCACGTGCCATCAGGCACCGGGTAAGAGACCTCCTTGAGCAGTTACAGTTGACTGACAAGTACGATACCATTACCAGCGAACTCTCTCGCGGAGAACAGCAACGTGTGGCACTGGCCAGATCCGTTGCAAACTCGCCCCGCCTGATTCTTGTTGATGAGCCCACTGGAAATCTTGACGCATCCACCACGGAACGTGTGATGTCACTCCTCACCCGATCGAACAAAGCTGGTGCCACTATTGTTATTGCCACTCACGACGCCTCTATCTATCAGCAGGGTACCCATAGAATCATGGAACTGCGCGATGGCAATATCCACTCCCTTACAAGGGGAGGCCGGTAA